In Paraflavitalea devenefica, a single window of DNA contains:
- a CDS encoding helix-turn-helix domain-containing protein: MSKAVKNDILREITPLTQSDCFTLFSRVKTEFDFPLHYHEEFELNFIENAKQAQRMIGDHIEEIDDIELVLVGPNLQHAWFTHKCKDKEIREITIQFHKDLFDDKFLRRNQLNFIRTMFEKSVRGILFSKDTAQQVAPRIIELNRKHGFDSVLELMSILHDLSTSRNMRILSDSSFNTTEPFSYNSRRIEKTFEYMNQNFDKPIALGEVSKLANMSEVAFSRFFKQRTGNTFIDSLTEIRLGHASRMLIDTTQSVAEIAYHCGFNNISNFNRIFRKKKSCTPREFRESFSGRRIFI; encoded by the coding sequence ATGAGCAAAGCAGTAAAGAATGATATCCTGCGGGAGATCACTCCCCTTACGCAGAGCGACTGTTTCACCCTGTTTTCCCGGGTAAAAACGGAGTTTGATTTCCCCCTGCATTATCACGAGGAGTTTGAGCTGAATTTTATCGAGAACGCAAAGCAGGCACAACGCATGATCGGCGATCATATAGAAGAGATAGATGATATTGAGCTGGTGCTGGTAGGGCCCAATCTGCAACATGCCTGGTTTACGCATAAATGCAAGGACAAGGAGATCCGGGAGATCACGATACAATTCCACAAGGACCTGTTTGATGATAAGTTCCTCCGGCGCAATCAACTGAATTTTATCCGTACGATGTTTGAGAAATCAGTACGGGGCATTTTGTTTTCCAAAGATACCGCCCAGCAGGTAGCGCCACGTATTATTGAACTGAACCGCAAGCATGGCTTTGATTCAGTGCTGGAACTGATGTCTATCCTGCACGACCTTTCCACTTCCCGCAATATGCGCATCCTCTCCGACTCTTCGTTTAATACGACTGAACCATTCAGTTATAACAGCCGGCGTATTGAGAAGACGTTTGAGTATATGAACCAGAATTTTGATAAGCCCATTGCCCTGGGCGAGGTATCAAAACTGGCCAATATGTCGGAAGTAGCTTTCAGCCGTTTTTTCAAACAGCGCACAGGCAATACATTTATTGACAGCCTGACAGAGATCAGGCTGGGACATGCCTCCCGCATGCTGATCGATACGACCCAATCAGTAGCCGAGATTGCCTATCATTGCGGCTTTAATAACATCTCCAATTTCAACCGCATTTTCCGGAAGAAAAAGAGCTGTACGCCCCGGGAGTTCAGGGAGAGTTTTTCGGGGAGGAGGATTTTTATTTAA